The DNA region TAATAGCGTCTGGCCGAGCACGACGAGCAGGAACAGGGCGAGCGCGGCGAGCGCCCACGCGGTGACGCGGTAGCACGCCGGGGCGCGCCGCGCGGCATTCGTCCTGCGCCGGCGCCATATGTACGCGGCCGGCCAGCACACCACCGCGGACGCGGAAATCAGCAGCATTGCACCGATGAAGAGGTATTGCCAGCGCTGTTCTTCGTACCACTCCAATCGTTCGAGCGCGCCTTCGCCGGTCAGCAGGTGGGTCGCGTTCCCGTCATTGCCCAGCCGAAATACCGCGGCATTGCCGGTGCGCACGTCGGTGATGACGTCCGGATGGGTGGCCGCGTATCGCTTTGGATCGCCGCTCGAGCCGGCAACCGACACGTTGCCCTTGTCATCCACGGTCACACGCGTCTGCGCGACCAAAGTCTGCAGTTTTTCGATCGAGTGACGCGCGAACCGGTTGCTGCGGTACGACCCGGCACATCGGTCCTTGATGCGCTGGGCCAAGTCCAGATCCGCCGCCGGGTCCGTTTTGTCAGGCTCGGCGAAATAGCGGTCCATGAACTGGCCGACAATCGCGCCGCGCAGCGCATCATCGTCCACGTTGCACGACGTAAATATGCCGACGCCGTCGTCCGGCAACAGAAAAATTCGGCTCGCAAAACCGTTCAGGTCGCCGCCGTGTTCGAGGAAGCGGTGGCCGTTGCGCGTGCCTCTAAAGAATCCGACGGCCATCCACGCGTTGAGTCGCGGGTCTTGCGAGTACTGTTCGGAGTGCATTTCGTCGATTGAGTTTTCCTGCAAGATGCGGACGAGATCGATCTGTCCCTTCTGCAAATGCATGATCATGAAGCGTGCCATATCCGCGCCGCTGCTGAGCATGCCGCCCGCAGGCGGGATGCAGATGTGATCGAACGGCACCGGTTTCAACTGTCCGCCGGGCACCTGATATCCCTGCGCGATGTTCGGAGCGATGGTATCGTTCCACTCCATGCTCGAATGGGTCATGCCTGCCGGGATGTAGATGTGATCGCGCACGTAGGCGTTGTACGGTTCGCCCGACGCGAGTTCGACGAGATAGCCCGCGAGCGCGACACCGTGATTCGAGTAGCTTATGGTCGATCGCGGTTCCATGACTTGCGGCGGCATGCGCGCGGCGAGGTACGCGCCGAGCGCGGGCACGTCGGAAATCGCCAGCCGCGACATCCCAATGGCGCGTTCGTCGAACCCCGCGGTATGGTTGATGAGGTCAAGCAGCCGGACCTTCGTGGGGTAATGCTCGGCGATGCGCAGCGGTGCGTTGTACCGCTCCAGCAGCGCGTTTACCTCGTCGTTCAGATCAAACTTGCCCTGTTCGACCAACTGCATTACCGCTGTCGCATTGACGGTCTTCGTGACCGACGCGATTCGAAACAGCGTGCTGTCCGGCGAAACCGGCGCTTTCGTCTCCGCGTTCGCGTAGCCGTATCCCTTGTTCATCAGCACGCGCCCGTCTTTCACAACGGCCACCACCGCACCTGGAATCCGGCGCTGGTACATGACCGTGTTTACGACGCCGTCCATGAAGATTTCGAGACGCTCGGCGTCGTCGAGCGCGGGCCCGTGCGGGCCTTCGTGGGCGGAAGCGGAGGCGGTGGCCAAGAGAAGCAGGGCAAAACAAAACGAAGCGGATTGAAGAATGGGAGCAATGTGAGCTATGGGAGCAATAGGAAGCCGGGTATGCGCATCCGGCGCACTTGCTGGAACCGAATCTCTCATTCCTCGACCTCCTTATCAGGATTCGTACTTCGGTTATACCTCGCCTTAAGCCGCTCACGGGTCATGTGCTCGCGAAAACCGCCTTCCTCGAGGAACGATCGCCCGAGGCTGGCCAACTGCCGATCAAGAAGGTATGTGGCCTGAAAGATTAGGCAAATTGCGACATTGGCCACAATGTCTGCGTTGCGTGTTTCCACAATTTCGCGGAAATCCTCGTAGCTCAGCGGTGACTTCATTCCCATCTTCCGGGCATGCTGCGCTTTGCGGCTGTCTTTCTCCCAAATCTCGTGACCACGAACGCGCAAGAAGTCGCGGTAATCAAGAAGTAATTCCTCGAAGCTTGCGCGGGCAACATTGGTCAGTCTGATTTCGGTCTCGCGCGAAGTTGTTCCAGCTTTGCTTCCTTCGACAATGTTCTGTTTGGCCGAGCGTGCGGCCTGTACCATCTGGCCAATCGTTCTGTCGGGAAATCTCAGGAACCGTTCGCAGAAGTGGTACGTGATGTCAAAGATGACTTCCGCCTTTCGGTACGTGATCAGCTTCCGATAGTTGCCACGCTTCGGAAGCAGCCGTTGCGTGTCACGCGATGCACGGGAGTAATTAGGACCACCTGCCGGATCCGAGTTGTGAGAGCAGTCAGACGCGGAACTACCGCGACTGGGCATGACGCAACCAGCAGCGGCGTGACCGTCAGTCTCGTGCGGACGTTTCCGCCCCGTCATTAGGCTTGTCCCATAGCTCTCATGGCTCCCATTGCTCCCACTCTTTTTCCCGGCTACTCCCGTGGCGCCGGCGTGATCCTCAGTTCGATTCGTTGGCCTTCGCGCGTTACGGCGATGGTCACGGATTCGCCGATTTTCAGCGCTTCGATCGCATAGGTGTAGTCGTAAATGTTCTCGACTTTCATCCCGCCGAGTTCGACGATGATATCGCCGCCCCTGACCCCCGCCGCGGCGGCAGGCCCGCCTTCTCGAACGCCGGCAAGCAGCACGCCCAATACGCCGCTCTGACCGTAGTCGGGAATGGTACCGAGCGTCGCGCGCAGCCCTGTGTTCGTGCCGCTACCCTGCGGTTTTGCCTGGCCGATGTAGTCCGGCGGCTCCGCGCGGTTCGCGAGCGACCGGGTGATGTTCGCCATAAGCTGCGCCACGCTCGCCGCGCCTTCGCAATTCACCTTCTCGGCGGTGTCGCGCGGCGTGTGGTAATCCTCGTGGGCGCCGGTGAACGCGTTGATGAACGGAACGCCCTTCACGAAGAACGACGTCGCATCGGTCGGCAGGTAGCTGTCGTCCTGCGTCGAGACGGAAACGATGCCACCTTTGTTTGCGGCTTCGATCTCGTCGTTCCAGATTGAACTCGACCCGATGCCGCCGATTACGACACTGTCCCGCAACCGCCCGATCATGTCCATGTTCACGTACGCGCGGATCGCGGGCGATATCGTGTCGGCGTTTAACTGTTCCGCAAATTCCCGCGTGTAGTGGGCCGATCCGAGCAGGCCCAGTTCCTCGCCCGACCACGCGGCGAACAAGATGCTGTGGCTCGGCCGTTCGGCGATATCGGTACTGACAAACCACTGCGCGATCTCGAGTACGCCCGCGACGCCCGACGCATTGTCGTCTCCGCCGTAATGAATCCGTTCGCGCTCGTCGTCCCGCGCGAGCGATCCGGTCGATGCATCGGGTCCAAGGTGATCGATGTGCGCGCCGACGACGACCATGGATTCGGTCTTGCCCGAGGGCGGATCGAGACGTCCCAGCACGTTTCGCCCCGTGCGTCTTTCCTGTTGAATGGCTACGTTCGCGGTGAGCATTGCGTCCGGAATGGGAAATCCCATAACGGGATCGCCGGTATCCAACGCGTCCTGCAATTCTTTCAGTGACTTGCCCGCACGTTTCAGAAGTGCGTCCGCAACCGTATCGGTAACGCTGATCGCGGCGATGCTCGATCCGGAGAACGACGCGTCGAAATTCAGCGCGACCAGTGGCTGCGAGACCTTCGAGTTGGGGCCGCTCACGACGAGCAACCCCTTTGCGCCGCGATCACGCGCGAGCATGGCTTTGTAGCGCAGCCCGGCGTACCGGTTGAAGTGTTGCCTGCGCGGCGCGGGGACGCTTTCCGGAATGAAACGGAGGACGAGCACCCATTTGTCCTGCACGTCCAGATGCACGTACGAATCGTACTCGGCCTGTTCTTCGTGCGTGGGGGCGACGATGCCGTAGCCGGCGAAGACAACGCCCGCCTCCGTCGCGCCCGGCTTCGAGAAGGCGAGCGGGCGCCAGTCGGTATCCACGGCAAAAGTGGACTGCGCTTTCCCGGCGCTAAGCGTTAGCGCATTGCCCTCGCCCAACGACACGCCGGCGGTGAACTCGAACGAATCGAAGTAGTCGCCGTTATCGCCGGCTGGTTTCAGGCCGAGGGTTTTGAACACATCGGCAACGTAGCTGGTCGCGAGCTTTTCGCCCTCGGTCCCTGTAAGCCGGCCCTGCAATTCCTCGGATGCGAGGTAGTACACGTGCCGCCGAATGTCCTCCGCGTGAATCTGTGGGAGCATGGTGCGCACGTTCGGCGGCGCGTCCGCCAGCACGCGAAGGCAACCAAGCACTGCCGCCAGCACGAGTGTGCGCGTTACGCCGGACGCCAGGGTAGCCTGCACGGAAATTAAACTCCTCCCATTGCGTGTGGATGGACCGTTGCGCCTGCCGAACCGCGACGATTGCATGCGCCGGCGAGATGATATCACAGGCCGTTCTGTGGCATACTTCGAGCGGACCAAGGCTGCTTTTCATGGCGAATCGTAGTGACATTCCGCATTTGATCGACTTGCTCGACGGTGCGTCGCACGATGTGCGCGAACTTGTACTGCGCGAGTTGCTTTCGTTCGGGCCGTCGCTCGAGGACGAAGTGCGCGCGCTGG from Candidatus Hydrogenedentota bacterium includes:
- a CDS encoding four helix bundle protein, with the protein product MPSRGSSASDCSHNSDPAGGPNYSRASRDTQRLLPKRGNYRKLITYRKAEVIFDITYHFCERFLRFPDRTIGQMVQAARSAKQNIVEGSKAGTTSRETEIRLTNVARASFEELLLDYRDFLRVRGHEIWEKDSRKAQHARKMGMKSPLSYEDFREIVETRNADIVANVAICLIFQATYLLDRQLASLGRSFLEEGGFREHMTRERLKARYNRSTNPDKEVEE
- a CDS encoding beta-lactamase family protein; protein product: MRDSVPASAPDAHTRLPIAPIAHIAPILQSASFCFALLLLATASASAHEGPHGPALDDAERLEIFMDGVVNTVMYQRRIPGAVVAVVKDGRVLMNKGYGYANAETKAPVSPDSTLFRIASVTKTVNATAVMQLVEQGKFDLNDEVNALLERYNAPLRIAEHYPTKVRLLDLINHTAGFDERAIGMSRLAISDVPALGAYLAARMPPQVMEPRSTISYSNHGVALAGYLVELASGEPYNAYVRDHIYIPAGMTHSSMEWNDTIAPNIAQGYQVPGGQLKPVPFDHICIPPAGGMLSSGADMARFMIMHLQKGQIDLVRILQENSIDEMHSEQYSQDPRLNAWMAVGFFRGTRNGHRFLEHGGDLNGFASRIFLLPDDGVGIFTSCNVDDDALRGAIVGQFMDRYFAEPDKTDPAADLDLAQRIKDRCAGSYRSNRFARHSIEKLQTLVAQTRVTVDDKGNVSVAGSSGDPKRYAATHPDVITDVRTGNAAVFRLGNDGNATHLLTGEGALERLEWYEEQRWQYLFIGAMLLISASAVVCWPAAYIWRRRRTNAARRAPACYRVTAWALAALALFLLVVLGQTLLTLDQWEFTYGMPERIIYLLFLPPVLSLGAALLAVNVLAIWWRGYWSGWVRLHYTLVAVACAGLVPFFLYWNLLGFNW
- a CDS encoding M28 family peptidase — protein: MQATLASGVTRTLVLAAVLGCLRVLADAPPNVRTMLPQIHAEDIRRHVYYLASEELQGRLTGTEGEKLATSYVADVFKTLGLKPAGDNGDYFDSFEFTAGVSLGEGNALTLSAGKAQSTFAVDTDWRPLAFSKPGATEAGVVFAGYGIVAPTHEEQAEYDSYVHLDVQDKWVLVLRFIPESVPAPRRQHFNRYAGLRYKAMLARDRGAKGLLVVSGPNSKVSQPLVALNFDASFSGSSIAAISVTDTVADALLKRAGKSLKELQDALDTGDPVMGFPIPDAMLTANVAIQQERRTGRNVLGRLDPPSGKTESMVVVGAHIDHLGPDASTGSLARDDERERIHYGGDDNASGVAGVLEIAQWFVSTDIAERPSHSILFAAWSGEELGLLGSAHYTREFAEQLNADTISPAIRAYVNMDMIGRLRDSVVIGGIGSSSIWNDEIEAANKGGIVSVSTQDDSYLPTDATSFFVKGVPFINAFTGAHEDYHTPRDTAEKVNCEGAASVAQLMANITRSLANRAEPPDYIGQAKPQGSGTNTGLRATLGTIPDYGQSGVLGVLLAGVREGGPAAAAGVRGGDIIVELGGMKVENIYDYTYAIEALKIGESVTIAVTREGQRIELRITPAPRE